Proteins encoded in a region of the uncultured Paludibaculum sp. genome:
- a CDS encoding glycosyl hydrolase family 28-related protein, whose product MNGRIARDLHRRAEVSVVTAVVVLDCITWFALPLSSLNPRQGARRTMGPVLLSVLCLMGCFASTVVGQSDTLPSGTGNLQPSAESKTSSDRSVNVRAFGAKGDWTGVSGTDDTAAFESAFSTSRRIYIPPGVYVVSKPIILLSGQVVVGAGRSQTKIVNRTSDVFQLRGNVNGIQLQDFSVAAYAGHVLNVGEFGLSLSVLSDIQWSVIGAPDKAVMYVSRGGGLIDVNVSDFDFGYPAQSRTVGAVYSSGDGHGFRLHHGRISQIPHPGDAGPYAIEIDAGRESPITGTQIDHVTFEQATGGAVKLSGNIQFSVSYCNIADMRRGSAIRPMFNIGKIGNIASAYGRVDHIWSMVGTDKAPDIAISDSTGIELEFLDANYIDGGGEGGRKGGRVSWINDISAPSAGRKVFQNIDPGALMIVDGEIRQATGIPRLVLRGDGGPSSYSSTTEVTMRSVAIPVGAVTVGSVVRIRAFGSVKGRSGGKTVMLRFGEAAAKTAILAKVGEGAADENSWMIEGEIQLRPSVREQQSWSVSWNGSRPEVGSAGTTAYDCASHPLQIAITSVVSNAKDSIELRVFEVEVLR is encoded by the coding sequence ATGAATGGACGAATAGCGCGCGATCTGCACCGCCGTGCAGAGGTATCTGTCGTTACCGCGGTTGTTGTGCTAGACTGCATCACTTGGTTTGCGCTGCCATTGTCGTCTCTCAACCCAAGGCAAGGCGCTAGGCGAACGATGGGGCCGGTTTTGCTGTCGGTGTTGTGTCTGATGGGCTGCTTTGCGAGTACGGTGGTGGGACAGTCTGATACATTGCCAAGCGGCACTGGGAACCTCCAGCCCTCCGCAGAATCCAAAACGTCCAGTGATCGCTCGGTGAACGTAAGGGCATTTGGGGCGAAAGGCGACTGGACCGGTGTGTCTGGCACCGATGATACCGCTGCGTTTGAATCGGCATTTTCCACTTCCCGCCGCATCTATATTCCTCCTGGCGTGTATGTGGTAAGCAAACCAATAATCTTGCTGTCTGGTCAGGTGGTCGTCGGTGCGGGGCGGTCGCAGACCAAGATTGTGAATCGAACGTCAGATGTCTTTCAGTTGAGAGGTAATGTTAATGGAATTCAGCTTCAGGACTTTTCAGTTGCTGCATATGCTGGTCATGTATTGAATGTCGGCGAATTTGGCCTTAGTCTTTCGGTGTTGAGTGACATTCAGTGGTCAGTCATCGGAGCGCCCGACAAGGCTGTGATGTATGTGTCCCGCGGTGGTGGGTTGATTGATGTGAATGTGTCGGACTTTGACTTTGGGTACCCGGCGCAGTCACGGACCGTCGGCGCAGTTTATTCCAGCGGTGACGGACATGGATTCCGACTGCATCACGGGCGAATCAGCCAAATTCCTCATCCGGGCGACGCTGGTCCATATGCCATTGAGATCGATGCAGGGCGAGAGTCTCCGATTACGGGCACTCAAATCGATCATGTCACATTCGAGCAGGCTACTGGTGGAGCTGTGAAGTTGTCGGGTAATATTCAGTTCTCGGTGTCGTACTGTAATATTGCAGATATGCGGCGAGGCAGTGCAATACGGCCGATGTTTAATATTGGGAAAATCGGGAACATCGCGAGTGCGTATGGACGTGTCGATCATATTTGGTCAATGGTTGGAACGGACAAAGCCCCAGATATCGCGATTAGCGATTCAACCGGCATTGAGCTTGAGTTTCTGGACGCAAACTACATAGATGGCGGAGGCGAGGGCGGGCGGAAGGGCGGGAGAGTGTCCTGGATCAACGACATCAGTGCCCCGTCTGCCGGCCGGAAGGTTTTTCAGAACATTGATCCTGGTGCGCTTATGATTGTTGATGGTGAGATAAGACAGGCCACGGGGATTCCGAGGCTTGTACTTCGCGGAGACGGCGGCCCATCGAGTTACAGTAGCACGACCGAGGTTACGATGCGTTCCGTGGCAATACCTGTCGGGGCTGTGACGGTTGGGTCAGTTGTGAGAATAAGGGCCTTTGGATCTGTGAAGGGGAGGAGCGGGGGAAAGACCGTAATGCTGCGATTTGGAGAGGCGGCAGCAAAAACCGCGATCCTGGCAAAAGTCGGAGAAGGCGCCGCAGACGAGAACAGTTGGATGATCGAAGGCGAAATCCAGTTGCGACCAAGTGTTCGTGAGCAACAGAGCTGGTCCGTTAGTTGGAATGGATCCCGACCGGAAGTAGGTAGCGCGGGGACGACGGCTTACGATTGTGCGAGCCATCCGCTTCAGATCGCGATAACGTCGGTCGTTTCGAACGCGAAGGATAGTATAGAGCTTCGTGTCTTTGAGGTAGAAGTGCTCAGATAG
- a CDS encoding glycosyltransferase family 4 protein yields MRVRFVNQFFWPDEAATSQILTDLARAADCDVEVVCGAAGYAAATGEPGLAPKGVRVARVGTSRFGHGRLQKIASYAGFFGGAAWRMLTGPRVDLTVTMTTPPLLGLLGWAAQRWRGSRHFVWEMDVYPDVATALGTFRPGGVLDQAVGWLADVPRRRADEVISLGPCMSERLIRRGVRAERIFAADNWADGAAIQPLPFVSNGRLKVLYSGNAGLAHEFGTFQGAVERLAARDPLSGEQFTFRFGGGGPRMRGLRQWAEGRFPHVEFGGYAPRSELGRVFGWCDVGLVTQIPETCGAVVPSKTYGLLAAGRPVLYVGPKAATPARIIEKYRVGWQVDPGAVDELAALLVWLQAHPEEVEEAGARARVVFEREYDLPIGVARILDYLGIPVKAEVRAEAERRRAERVG; encoded by the coding sequence TTGCGAGTACGGTTTGTCAATCAGTTCTTCTGGCCGGATGAGGCGGCGACCAGCCAGATTCTGACGGATCTGGCGCGGGCTGCCGATTGCGACGTGGAAGTCGTCTGCGGTGCGGCTGGCTATGCGGCGGCTACGGGTGAGCCAGGGCTGGCTCCGAAGGGTGTTCGGGTGGCTCGCGTGGGGACTTCCCGCTTCGGCCATGGGCGGCTGCAGAAGATCGCCAGCTATGCGGGCTTTTTTGGCGGCGCCGCGTGGCGGATGCTCACCGGCCCTCGAGTGGACCTGACTGTCACGATGACTACACCTCCCTTGCTGGGGCTGTTGGGCTGGGCCGCGCAACGCTGGCGTGGGTCGCGACATTTCGTCTGGGAGATGGATGTCTATCCGGATGTGGCCACGGCGCTGGGCACGTTCCGGCCGGGCGGAGTGTTGGATCAAGCGGTGGGTTGGCTGGCGGATGTGCCTCGACGGCGAGCGGATGAGGTGATCTCGCTGGGTCCCTGTATGTCGGAGCGGCTGATCCGACGGGGCGTGCGGGCGGAACGGATCTTCGCCGCGGATAACTGGGCGGATGGGGCGGCTATCCAACCTCTGCCGTTTGTATCGAATGGACGGCTGAAGGTGTTGTATTCGGGCAACGCCGGGCTCGCCCACGAGTTCGGGACGTTTCAGGGTGCGGTCGAGCGACTGGCCGCCAGAGATCCCTTGTCTGGTGAGCAGTTTACGTTCCGGTTTGGCGGTGGCGGACCCAGGATGCGCGGGCTGCGGCAATGGGCCGAGGGCCGGTTTCCCCATGTTGAGTTCGGGGGCTACGCGCCGCGGTCGGAGTTGGGGCGGGTGTTCGGATGGTGTGATGTTGGGTTGGTGACGCAGATTCCGGAGACCTGCGGGGCGGTGGTGCCGAGCAAGACGTATGGGCTGCTGGCGGCGGGCCGGCCGGTGCTGTACGTCGGGCCTAAGGCGGCTACGCCGGCGCGGATTATCGAGAAGTACCGGGTTGGGTGGCAGGTAGATCCGGGGGCGGTCGACGAGTTAGCGGCCCTGCTGGTCTGGCTGCAGGCGCATCCCGAGGAGGTGGAGGAGGCGGGGGCCCGGGCTCGGGTGGTGTTCGAACGGGAGTATGATCTGCCCATTGGGGTGGCCCGGATTCTGGATTACCTTGGGATTCCCGTGAAGGCGGAGGTTCGGGCCGAGGCGGAGCGGAGACGAGCGGAACGGGTGGGGTAG